GCAACCATAACATATCTGCGAGTATAGAAATGCTTGTTTAATTTTAAGAAGACTGGCACTTACTTATTCTGGTCATTTCTACTCAATTTTTTCctcttcaagatcttcatctgctGATCCATTGTTGATATGTATAGGTTTCGATTCCTGTGAGATAGGAACATCCCTTGCCGCTTGAGATGGTTTTATGAGGGTCAAATTTTCCTCCTTGTCAAACTCTTCACCTGCTTCGTCGGAGTAGGCATACCTACAGAAAGCAAATATATGAATACATAACCACTGTACTTCTGGGTCGAGCTTAGGGCTATCAATGGGTCAAATTGGAAGAACCAGAAACAGGGAGCTGGgtgttcaaatgtaagtaaagtAAAATGTTGGCATCTAAAGAAGGAAAAAAGGGGGGACTCACCGTGTTGAGTTCTGAGATGGTGCCCAAAGTGCACATATGACACACAAAACAGAGAACGACAAGACTTGCCAGAAGGCTGGGATAATCCATGCAGTCTGCCACCGCTCATTGTATACGTCATTTGCCTTAAAGAACAGCTGCATAAGATACACTCAGCTTTATTTACTTAACCCTAGTTATttatttcaagataaagataaaaaatgCGATGAGAAGTGTTCAAACCTATACAAATGGAGATTACCTCATAAAAGAGACCACCAATGGAGAAAATAACAGCAACAACCAGTGCATTTGTAAATTTCCTATAAATTTCCAACTTAGCCATCATTCGTCTGGCCTGTATGACAAATCATAAAAGCAAAAAGTTGGACAACTATTCTCAAATTCCACGAAATTTAACAAACAATATCCGTATTCCTAAAGatgacaaaaaataaaataatacagtGCATAAGGCATCATAATTCTCACTACCATAAACTACAAGAATGACAAGGCAAAGCCTTCCCAACAAAAAATCCTGTGAGAGTATATCTTAACTAAAAAAAATTTTTGTTCCATAACATGTATTACTTGATCTAGTGAACATTTCAGTTCTTGTCGAAAAATGAGCTAGCACTAGGATGGGCGCAGCTTGTTGAATTTCCATTTTTGGTGCAGCTTTTACACCAAACAAGCGGTATGCAACAACTATTACAAGCGATTGACGAAGTAAAAGAAAAATTGAGCACCTGAAGCTTATTGAGTGTGGTAGAGAGAGAAGTAAATATCCAAACAATGAAGAATGCATCCAAGATTGCCACAGGAAGAACCAAGAACAACCTTGCTGAACCAGAAAAGTCACTAATTGCACCAACATTTTCTACCAATTCAAGCACTTCAGACGCAAATAGAAATGTTCCTCCTAGCATAACCACCTTCGATGTAAGACCACCTAATGTAGGTCTGACAACACCGTAACCCAtagaaaccataagaatgattaaaCGTGCAACAGTGCGTTTAACTGTACCGAATGTGACAGCCCATACAGTAATCCCAGTTGGTCGAACTCCTGTCTCATTGAATTCAGCATACTCGAAGTACCAAAATGCCATTTCAAACATACCCAATGTAATTACCATAGTTATGCAATTCTGCAGTTGAACAACTTCTCTCCAATGCATCGCATACTGAGAAAACCAGAAAATCCCAAGTATCACAAATCCAAAAGACATTAACCCGTAGAACCTCATTAGAGGAGACATTCTTCCAGGAAGATATCCAGTAGAGTTTTTCCATATAGTCTTTCCCTCAATAATTACATCCTGGAGACTCGAATCACAATGCATGAAATACAAGTTGTACATCCCAGTTTCTGAAATCTGTATTGATTGTGATGGCATCGTTGCCACAAGATCATCTCCATCGAAGTTAATACGCAAAACCTGTGGCCAGTAAGGATTCTTAGTTGATGGGCGATGTATAATTTCTCCTGGAGGACAGACACCTAATTTTGCTAAATCTGGAGAACAGCAAATAGCTCTTTGACCACCATAAGCCGAACCACCAATTGTTTCCCTATCTTCCACCTCGAATACTATAGCTTGAATCAATGCAGCGCTCAAATTCCCAACTTCTGGTCTTCGAAACGATATCTTCTCAAAACTGGTTTCAAATAAACAAGTGAAACAGTCAGTCATTGCATCATTTCATAGCCACCTCATCGTAATCCACAGCACAATCATTACAACACCAGTGACTTGGGCACCttaagaaaaacaacaacaacaatgacccATGTTTCTCtaatttactttttgtttttcaCCAATTCGATAAATTATCCTCAAAACCAAATTAAAATCAGCTCATTGCAATACACAATGCAATCATTACAAAGTTAGTAACCCGGGGCACTCCGAAAACACGAGAATAACACATGTTTATCCAAATTTGTTTCACCAATTTCATAAACTAAGCTTGTAATCAAACTAAATCAGCTCATAGCAATCCAAAATGCAATCACTATAACGCGGGGAACTCCGAAAACACGACAACCCCACATGTTTTACTTAATTTTGTTGCACCAATTTGATAAACCAACCTCAAAATCAAATTAAGACATTTCATTGCAATCCACAATGCAATCATCGCAAATTCAATAACCCGGGGCACTCCGAAAACACGACAACCACACATGCTTATCAAATTTATTCACCAATTCAATAAACTAAGCTCAAAAAATCCCAAAATCACCTAGAACCAGATCCAGCAAGTAATTCACAACCAAATACACATTAGTAATATCAGATCTATACACACATTACAAACCCCATAACACCAAAACCTCAACCCAATTCAATACTCATACCCAAAACCCCAAAATTAAACTTGAACTCAACCGACAACCATAAattaaatcagaaaaaaaaatatatagaaaaatataaaagaaattgGAGAAGATTGAAGTATACATACCGTATGAAGCTAGAGGTGAGAGTTCCATTATTGTCAGTGAAAGAAGAGTAAAGACCTTCACTACCACCATGAAAAACAAAAGCATTACCTTTACTAATAAACTTTTCTGAACTGTATTCATGTACTGAACCATTGATGATATTACTAAAAACACTTAACCAACAAAATAATAAAAGGATTTTAATGAACCCCATTTCTTCTTGAAGATGAAAtcttctagagaagtgaagatCTGATGATTATTCTTACAGTGAAGtgtttagaagaagaagagaaaggcaGCTACTTTACTACAGTCCAGTTTAGTCAGGTGGGGTTTTGTTCACCTTGTGGGTGGTGAGAAAAATGTTAAGACCATGCAATGGAGTAAGAAATGAGTCAAAAGTATTTGGTAGCTTAGTTGACTTTTGTGTCCAAAATATAATTATTGCTAATAAATATTTGTCAGTTTTGGAGAATTGGGATTGAATCCTCTCTTTGGATCTGGGTTTGTTTCAAGGACAGATTTTTTTCTGATTAGTCCATCAGGGCAGAGTACTCCTCCGGATTGAGATTCTTGAGATTCTTGAGTTTAATCAATCAAAACATTGCAGAGGGAGTACTCCAAATTGAAATTCTAAACCAGTGAGTTTAATCATTGCAGTTAGACTCCAAAAATTTTCGCAGGATTCTAGCACCAAATCCTTGTTCTCATtgcaaacactgaaaaatcactCCTGCATTGTCCCTGGCTTCTTTTGTGTGGATTTGCAATTATTAGTGCCACATTTCTGCAAAACAGCTGATAAAATGCAACTTATTTTGAAGGATTATGGAGGCCAAAGTTTAAGAATCAGAAAGACACTCTTATAAAGTGTTTTGTGGAGAGGTACAACGAAAACAAACAGATACTGCACATTTAATAAATCGTTTCAAGTTGTCTATCTGACAATGGAAAAACAAACACCATCTCTACCAGTCTACCTCTCTTGGAAGAACATGAGATACACTAAACTGCCAAAAGAAATTAGATGAGCAAAAGAACTTAACAGTCAGCTATTGACCCTCTATTCCCAATTCCCTTTACTAAATCAGCATCTGTACAACACCAAAAAACCGCGATAATATTTGCGGAATCATGGTACTGCAATGTGATAGTGTTTTGTTGGTTTTCGGTCGAGGGAAATTTTCAATATATATCAATCCATATCAAGGAACTCCATTCTCTTTCTCATGGAGCCTTTCAAATCTGTAGCATCCCGTTCTGCTTTTTGTGCCTGCAGGGACCAAGATGATGGTTTAGAAGTATGAAATATTGCTAATGCTTAGTGTAATCTGAACAAGTCTCAATATATCCAAATAATGAACTACTGAGGATATAGTGAAATAGAATTTGAGGGTAGGATTCTCGTTTTTAATCTCCTGAACGTAAATGGATATTTCAAATAAGACTAAGCATGGGAGCAACACATATCAAAACAAGAGTTCCAAAGTATATTTTTATCTCGAGTAAGATTCCTATTCATAACCACAACTTGGAACCAGCAGAAGTTAATAACCGACAGTTTGGTCTGTCAGATAAAGTTGCCCATCTGCCAAAATGCATGATATCCATCAATTTAGATGGACGACAGCTGATGCATGCGCAAATAACGATTGAAAATTCACAGTGAAGATAGGGATCATTTAATACATACCCTTTTAATCTCTGCAGCTGAAACACGAGTCATGTGCTGCGGTAGCTCTTCTTTCTCGAGGTCCTATCCATATATAGAAGACACTTTGAAAATCAGAATGTGACCTAGATTATGCTAAAATCAATTACACGTTAGAGATAACGAATAGATACCAGTTCACCAATTAAAACAACATTTTCCCCACGGATGACATATAGGCCTAAGGGAATGTCACAATAAAGATCCCCCACAATCACTCGCTCGCACGCACCTTCAAGAACAGCATTTGCTGCGAGCAGTCAAAACAGCGCCGTTAACAAAGTTAATGCGAGAGAGAGAAAAGGCAAATTGTATAGTCATATGAAATATAGCATGTGTATTTCTTTCTTGCTTATCAAATTATTCAGTCATACGAAACGTTTGAGGTTTTGGGTTCTTAGAAGATGCCTTTTGAGAAGTTCTTACCAAATTGATCAAAAGAACGAAGTAGGCCCATAAGTTTCCGGCCATCACGGAGTAGAATGAGAAGCTTCCCTGCAAGTGTGTAAGTTTGTTTAGATCAAAAAGTTGTcaatgtacaaaaaaaaaaaaaaattatcttgtaATATTACATGTCAAAGAATGCTACGTGCCGGGTACCCACCCTAATCAGTAAGAAGCTTAATTCACCAtaaaattaccaataggtacaAGCAAAATCCTATTTCACCCCTAAACTACTACTTAAACTTCTAAACTACGTAACAGGATTCTTACAGCAACATTTTATGTATGCCAACCTGCTAGCAGATGAGGAGGGGAGGTAGGTGAATGTGTGGAATGCCCAATACACTGCCAAATTAATCAACATTTATAGGCTTTTGTCAAGGTTTGTATGTTTTTCTTTTCGGACCTAACTATTTTTTAAAACGGCAAGATCGACTCACAAAAAAAGTACTGCTGAGAAAGCACAAAAAAAGTTACAGAAGTTCATAGATGTTATCTCTTAACATGTCCAATCTAAAAATGAAATCACCACTCCAAGTTCTTTGTACATGGACGCTTTTACGAAGTAGAATCTAGCTACAGCCTATAGTTGTACTAGATTATTTCTACTTATTCTGCGTGAAAAATAATCCGAACTGTGAAAATAAGTACTTGATTATGAGAAGTCAGATTTCAGCATAGGCCTCCATCTTATGGACAAAAGCTGATTTGAACTACAGTTTCCGTGTCCACAAAAGCAAGCAATTATAGAAGTCCTAGCTTTGTTGAACATGAAAACGATAATCCAAATCAGCTTTTGTCCACAAGATGGAGGCATATGTGGAAATCTGTCTCCATTCTAGAATCGGTTCTAGAATCGGACTAGATTTTTCAATTCTAGAATGGAGACGGATTTCAGCATAGGCCTCCATCTTGTGGACAAAAGCTGCTTTGAACTACAGTTTTCATGTCCACAAAAGCAAGGAATTATGAGAAGTCACGACTCCGGCAAAATACCGATTCTATCATCATTCTTAGAAAGCTGTGATTTTCTCGTTTGTTCATTGGGTTGTATATGGCGAACTGTAAGCTTCTGAATTTGATGAGAATTGACCTTATAAGTATTAATTTTTCACAGTTCGTGATATTGTTCACGCAAAATAAGTGAATAAATGAAACAAGTCAATTACATGGTATTAAACTACTCAATTACATGGTCTCCTGAGTTAGTGACTCCTAAGTGTAATCCATAACCAAAGCAATAATTTACGGTAAAACCCAAATGGTTAATATACTACAAGTTAGTTAATCTATGACATAAAAGGCGAAATGACAGTCTAAGGAGTCAATTCAAAAGAATTGGAATAGTGCTGCTGATTCGTTGTCGTACAAACTTAAGATACCATGCACATCGATTTgacaattttcaaaaatttagcAAGCACCGAATTACCATGTATATTAACTAAGCTAAGCAAACAAAATATAGTTATCTCGGCTAAACTCGAACTCTACATAGTACATAGTACACATTACCATAAACTAAGAAGTGAAATTTATCATAGGGAAGGGCCAGATTATTTCAATTCGTTGACCTAAAACCTCAATTACTCGTACATCAATTGAAAATTATCAAACCATATAACTAAACAGACAAGTTTAGGCAAACAAGATACAGTGATTCGATTAAGCTCAAGTTCTACATAATCTACAACCAAAATTAACCTAAAAACCAAAACATGAAACCCAGAAATTCAGAAAACCCAAACCAAAATCCTATAAAAGATTGAATCTTTAAGTATCAAAATAAGTCaatgaaaaccctagaaaaaaaattgaatcttTAGTTAGGGTTTAGGGTATACCGATAAAGAAAGAGATAGCACTTACTATCAAGATAACTAGCAAGAGAGGTTGAAAGAAAGATCTCTTCTGGTCCTCCTCCCCACGACATTACTTCCAAATCTTATTCAATTGTTCTTTCTTTCTCAGAATTTTGTCAAATAGCATAATCAGATCCAAAACTAACCAGTACAGATTCAAATCGAGATTTTGAGAGATGGGTTTTGAAGCTAAGTTGGAGAGGAGAAAAGGGTTTTAAGGAAATCTTTATTTGGAGACTAGAAATTTCTGTGTTTGTTTGTTTCCTTTGGAggaaaagagagtaaaaaattgGAGATATAGTGAATCTCAGTTGCTTATTATATATGAACGTAACTCAAATTACCAGAATAACCTTCACCATGGATT
This genomic window from Papaver somniferum cultivar HN1 unplaced genomic scaffold, ASM357369v1 unplaced-scaffold_15, whole genome shotgun sequence contains:
- the LOC113335687 gene encoding sm-like protein LSM1B translates to MSWGGGPEEIFLSTSLASYLDRKLLILLRDGRKLMGLLRSFDQFANAVLEGACERVIVGDLYCDIPLGLYVIRGENVVLIGELDLEKEELPQHMTRVSAAEIKRAQKAERDATDLKGSMRKRMEFLDMD
- the LOC113335685 gene encoding transmembrane protein 87B-like, with amino-acid sequence MGFIKILLLFCWLSVFSNIINGSVHEYSSEKFISKGNAFVFHGGSEGLYSSFTDNNGTLTSSFIRFEKISFRRPEVGNLSAALIQAIVFEVEDRETIGGSAYGGQRAICCSPDLAKLGVCPPGEIIHRPSTKNPYWPQVLRINFDGDDLVATMPSQSIQISETGMYNLYFMHCDSSLQDVIIEGKTIWKNSTGYLPGRMSPLMRFYGLMSFGFVILGIFWFSQYAMHWREVVQLQNCITMVITLGMFEMAFWYFEYAEFNETGVRPTGITVWAVTFGTVKRTVARLIILMVSMGYGVVRPTLGGLTSKVVMLGGTFLFASEVLELVENVGAISDFSGSARLFLVLPVAILDAFFIVWIFTSLSTTLNKLQARRMMAKLEIYRKFTNALVVAVIFSIGGLFYELFFKANDVYNERWQTAWIIPAFWQVLSFSVLCVICALWAPSQNSTRYAYSDEAGEEFDKEENLTLIKPSQAARDVPISQESKPIHINNGSADEDLEEEKIE